A portion of the Stegostoma tigrinum isolate sSteTig4 chromosome 18, sSteTig4.hap1, whole genome shotgun sequence genome contains these proteins:
- the ifrd1 gene encoding interferon-related developmental regulator 1 isoform X2, translating into MSHCSSFSDSNSLADEAIEDADEEASQEDYEYKLRGLIDNTLDKSAKVRLSALEGLKSAFSSKILYDFILERRVTLTDIIERCLKKGKTEEQCIAAQVASLLCIQLGSSIESEEVFKSLRPIFKIILTDESVSVQTRRACATSLAVCCYVAADDIEDLHLTMTYLESVFATSYQKEVQTDCFHNAQTTSLGISTLVAWTLLLTICPPSLIKKIFEIHLTKLPSLLSCGDVNMRIAAGETMAVLFELARDLCEDFEYEDMDYLCGKLKGLATDGNKYRAKTDRKKQRSVFRDVLKTVEEGDFDSETITFGPECMYIDSWVKKCTYETFKELLASGIRFHLQANEFVRSVFELGPPLLLDAATLKATKTSRVERHFYNAAVCKARTKARNKFRDKRADIGEYV; encoded by the exons ATGAGCCACTGCAGCAGCTTCAGTGATTCAAACAGCTTGGCTGATGAAG CTATTGAAGACGCTGATGAAGAAGCAAGCCAAGAGGATTATGAATATAAACTGAGAGGATTGATTGACAACACCCTTGACAAAAG CGCAAAGGTCAGATTGTCTGCTCTAGAAGGACTGAAGTCTGCATTCTCTTCTAAAATCCTTTATGACTTTATTCTGGAAAGAAGGGTGACCTTAACTGACATTATTGAACGTTGTCTGAAAAAAG GCAAAACAGAAGAACAGTGTATCGCTGCCCAAGTTGCTTCTCTTCTTTGCATTCAGCTGGGATCTAGCATTGAAAGTGAAGAGGTCTTCAAAAGTTTGAGGCCCATTTTCAAGATCATCCTTACTGATGAATCAGTCAGTGTACAAACACGAAGAGCT TGTGCTACTAGTTTGGCTGTTTGCTGCTATGTTGCAGCAGATGATATAGAG GATCTGCACTTAACGATGACCTACCTTGAGAGTGTCTTCGCTACATCCTATCAGAAGGAGGTTCAGACAGATTGCTTTCACAATGCCCAGACGACAAGTTTGGGCATCAGCACTTTGGTAGCATGGACATTGCTGCTAACCATTTGTCCACCTTCTCTCataaagaaaatatttgaaat CCATTTGACCAAACTTCCCAGTCTTCTTTCTTGTGGTGACGTGAACATGAGGATTGCTGCTGGAGAGACGATGGCTGTGTTGTTTGAGTTGGCCAGGGATCTGTGTGag GACTTTGAATATGAAGATATGGATTACTTATGTGGAAAACTGAAGGGTCTGGCCACAGATGGCAACAAATATCGAGCTaaaacagacaggaagaaacagcGCTCTGTATTTAGAGATGTTTTGAAGACTGTAGAA GAAGGAGACTTTGACTCTGAAACCATTACATTTGGTCCTGAATGCATGTATATTGATAGCTGGGTTAAAAAGTGTACTTATGAAACATTCAAGGAATTGCTTGCATCTGGTATAAGATTCCATCTACAG gcTAATGAATTTGTGCGTAGTGTCTTTGAGCTAGGACCACCATTGCTGCTTGATGCTGCTACACTCAAAGCAACCAAAACATCTCGTGTTGAGCGG caCTTTTACAATGCTGCTGTTTGTAAAGCTAGAACTAAAGCCAGGAACAAATTCCGTGACAAGAGAGCAGACATCGGAGAATATGTATAA
- the ifrd1 gene encoding interferon-related developmental regulator 1 isoform X1 yields MPKSKKRNNKGGRQQRAVQPFSDEDASIETMSHCSSFSDSNSLADEAIEDADEEASQEDYEYKLRGLIDNTLDKSAKVRLSALEGLKSAFSSKILYDFILERRVTLTDIIERCLKKGKTEEQCIAAQVASLLCIQLGSSIESEEVFKSLRPIFKIILTDESVSVQTRRACATSLAVCCYVAADDIEDLHLTMTYLESVFATSYQKEVQTDCFHNAQTTSLGISTLVAWTLLLTICPPSLIKKIFEIHLTKLPSLLSCGDVNMRIAAGETMAVLFELARDLCEDFEYEDMDYLCGKLKGLATDGNKYRAKTDRKKQRSVFRDVLKTVEEGDFDSETITFGPECMYIDSWVKKCTYETFKELLASGIRFHLQANEFVRSVFELGPPLLLDAATLKATKTSRVERHFYNAAVCKARTKARNKFRDKRADIGEYV; encoded by the exons ATGCCGAAATCCAAGAAGCGGAACAACAAGGGAG GTAGACAGCAGCGAGCAGTGCAGCCTTTCAGTGATGAGGATGCGTCCATTGAAACAATGAGCCACTGCAGCAGCTTCAGTGATTCAAACAGCTTGGCTGATGAAG CTATTGAAGACGCTGATGAAGAAGCAAGCCAAGAGGATTATGAATATAAACTGAGAGGATTGATTGACAACACCCTTGACAAAAG CGCAAAGGTCAGATTGTCTGCTCTAGAAGGACTGAAGTCTGCATTCTCTTCTAAAATCCTTTATGACTTTATTCTGGAAAGAAGGGTGACCTTAACTGACATTATTGAACGTTGTCTGAAAAAAG GCAAAACAGAAGAACAGTGTATCGCTGCCCAAGTTGCTTCTCTTCTTTGCATTCAGCTGGGATCTAGCATTGAAAGTGAAGAGGTCTTCAAAAGTTTGAGGCCCATTTTCAAGATCATCCTTACTGATGAATCAGTCAGTGTACAAACACGAAGAGCT TGTGCTACTAGTTTGGCTGTTTGCTGCTATGTTGCAGCAGATGATATAGAG GATCTGCACTTAACGATGACCTACCTTGAGAGTGTCTTCGCTACATCCTATCAGAAGGAGGTTCAGACAGATTGCTTTCACAATGCCCAGACGACAAGTTTGGGCATCAGCACTTTGGTAGCATGGACATTGCTGCTAACCATTTGTCCACCTTCTCTCataaagaaaatatttgaaat CCATTTGACCAAACTTCCCAGTCTTCTTTCTTGTGGTGACGTGAACATGAGGATTGCTGCTGGAGAGACGATGGCTGTGTTGTTTGAGTTGGCCAGGGATCTGTGTGag GACTTTGAATATGAAGATATGGATTACTTATGTGGAAAACTGAAGGGTCTGGCCACAGATGGCAACAAATATCGAGCTaaaacagacaggaagaaacagcGCTCTGTATTTAGAGATGTTTTGAAGACTGTAGAA GAAGGAGACTTTGACTCTGAAACCATTACATTTGGTCCTGAATGCATGTATATTGATAGCTGGGTTAAAAAGTGTACTTATGAAACATTCAAGGAATTGCTTGCATCTGGTATAAGATTCCATCTACAG gcTAATGAATTTGTGCGTAGTGTCTTTGAGCTAGGACCACCATTGCTGCTTGATGCTGCTACACTCAAAGCAACCAAAACATCTCGTGTTGAGCGG caCTTTTACAATGCTGCTGTTTGTAAAGCTAGAACTAAAGCCAGGAACAAATTCCGTGACAAGAGAGCAGACATCGGAGAATATGTATAA